The Vicia villosa cultivar HV-30 ecotype Madison, WI unplaced genomic scaffold, Vvil1.0 ctg.000044F_1_1, whole genome shotgun sequence genome contains a region encoding:
- the LOC131622752 gene encoding putative FBD-associated F-box protein At1g61330, producing the protein MDISENQSHSLVNLPEDIIQNIFTFLPIKNAIVTSSTMASKYKRSWRYNRRFLFNIELYFMYTKQDLANIVDHVFNSHQGAEIKTFQLHINPDGIEVLLKKWLQICTQKDLEDLDLHIYRSNFTIEFSVFNALHKLKTLKLVRCVIQLPEVPNGLKFLNTISLRSLHITEDVFNVLITHCKMLEVVDLVDCSTIKKVNLIVRESKYFKKLRIARCEDLEEIEIDSPTLHSFFYQGIFLTIQIAQGMQLYEASLIFKPSKNYIQSTKLEALVNDLSRVSVLTITPLLIEGMTARIRDGVFREAQYCFVNLKELQIFMNGTIFCNPYDIFSFLKNCPSLMKLFIDLDGYQFDFGMYWEMHQKNLLENCNHKFTQLKFAVIRNFKFLPSELELVKLILQRGTILERLVFVPPKKRTRSLFKREDAPKYEEIFCSWRLSTSTRVMLHDKYVENTSPNPTHSKFWLDAY; encoded by the exons ATGGACATTTCTGAAAATCAAAGTCATTCACTTGTAAATCTTCCTGAGGATATCATTCAAAACATTTTCACCTTTTTACCGATCAAAAATGCAATTGTAACTTCATCAACTATGGCTAGTAAGTACAAAAGATCATGGCGTTATAATCGCCGATTCCTATTTAATATAGAATTATATTTTATGTACACTAAACAAGATTTGGCAAATATTGTTGATCATGTGTTCAATTCGCACCAGGGTGCTGAAATTAAAACGTTTCAGTTACATATCAATCCTGATGGGATTGAAGTGTTACTTAAAAAATGGTTACAAATATGCACTCAAAAGGATCTGGAAGATCTTGATTTACATATTTATCGATCTAATTTCACAATTGAATTTAGTGTTTTTAACGCACtacataaattaaaaacattaaaattggtTAGGTGTGTGATCCAGTTACCAGAGGTTCCGAATGGTTTGAAATTTCTAAACACAATAAGTCTACGTAGCCTACACATCACTGAAGATGTGTTCAATGTATTGATTACGCATTGTAAAATGCTTGAAGTTGTTGATTTGGTTGATTGCTCTACAATTAAGAAAGTAAACTTAATTGTTAGAGAaagtaaatatttcaaaaaattaagAATTGCTCGATGTGAAGACTTGGAAGAGATTGAAATTGATTCACCAACTCTACATTCATTTTTTTATCAAGGAATTTTTTTAACAATTCAAATTGCACAAGGGATGCAATTGTATGAGGCTTCCTTGATCTTTAAACCTTCAAAAAACTACATTCAATCAACCAAGTTGGAAGCTCTAGTTAATGATCTCTCTCGTGTCTCTGTTCTTACCATTACACCTCTACTCATTGAG ggTATGACTGCAAGGATTCGCGATGGGGTATTTCGGGAAGCACAATATTGTTTTGTGAATTTGAAAGAGCTTCAAATATTTATGAATGGAACAATATTTTGCAATCCGTATGATATATTCAGTTTTCTCAAAAATTGTCCATCTTTAATGAAATTGTTCATCGAC CTAGATGGTTATCAATTTGACTTTGGAATGTATTGGGAAATGCATCAGAAAAACTTGCTTGAAAATTGCAATCATAAATTTACTCAACTCAAATTTGCGGTGATTAGAAATTTTAAGTTTCTACCATCTGAACTTGAGTTAGTAAAACTAATTTTGCAAAGAGGAACGATTTTGGAGAGGTTGGTTTTTGTTCCACCAAAGAAAAGGACTCGAAGCTTGTTTAAAAGAGAAGATGCACCCAAATATGAAGAAATTTTTTGTTCTTGGAGACTATCAACAAGTACAAGAGTAATGTTACATGACAAATATGTTGAGAATACTTCCCCAAATCCAACTCATTCGAAATTTTGGTTAGATGCATATTGA